A single Lactuca sativa cultivar Salinas chromosome 8, Lsat_Salinas_v11, whole genome shotgun sequence DNA region contains:
- the LOC111900956 gene encoding gluconokinase isoform X2, with translation MDASKRGRPEAKANGGAKKFKPGMAVVLMGVSGVGKSTIGELLAKTLNCSFIDADNFHPQSNKEKMKNRIPLSDEDRIPWLEVLRDLLNASLVSGKIVILGCSALQKKYRDILRYADPNFKSDYSCEKCVVKFVLLDVGVELLLNRVAKRVAEGNHFMPAELLQSQIDLLEVDVSEGIHKVDASRSPQDIVDEIKALIL, from the exons ATGGATGCTAGTAAGAGAGGGAGGCCTGAAGCTAAAGCCAATGGCGGTGCAAAGAAATTCAAGCCAG GGATGGCTGTGGTACTAATGGGTGTAAGCGGTGTGGGGAAATC AACAATAGGAGAATTGCTTGCGAAAACTCTAAACTGTAGCTTCATCGATGCCGATAATTTTCATCCACAATCAAACAAAG AGAAGATGAAGAACAGGATCCCTTTATCAGATGAAGATCGTATCCCATGGCTTGAAGTGCTTCGGGATTTATTGAATGCAAGCTTGGTGAGTGGCAAGATTGTAATTCTTGGGTGTTCTGCCCTTCAGAAAAAATATAGGGACATTCTTAGATATGCTGACCCGAATTTTAAGAGTGATTATTCGTGTGAAAAATGTGTTGTGAAGTTTGTTTTGTTGGATGTTGGGGTGGAGTTGCTTTTGAATCGAGTGGCGAAAAGAGTGGCAGAAGGGAACCATTTTATGCCTGCTGAATTGCTTCAGTCGCAAATTGATTTACTTGAGGTTGATGTGTCTGAAGGGATACATAAAGTTGATGCTTCAAGGAGTCCTCAAGATATTGTTGATGAGATTAAAGCGTTGATATTGTGA
- the LOC111900956 gene encoding gluconokinase isoform X3, with protein MAVVLMGVSGVGKSTIGELLAKTLNCSFIDADNFHPQSNKEKMKNRIPLSDEDRIPWLEVLRDLLNASLVSGKIVILGCSALQKKYRDILRYADPNFKSDYSCEKCVVKFVLLDVGVELLLNRVAKRVAEGNHFMPAELLQSQIDLLEVDVSEGIHKVDASRSPQDIVDEIKALIL; from the exons ATGGCTGTGGTACTAATGGGTGTAAGCGGTGTGGGGAAATC AACAATAGGAGAATTGCTTGCGAAAACTCTAAACTGTAGCTTCATCGATGCCGATAATTTTCATCCACAATCAAACAAAG AGAAGATGAAGAACAGGATCCCTTTATCAGATGAAGATCGTATCCCATGGCTTGAAGTGCTTCGGGATTTATTGAATGCAAGCTTGGTGAGTGGCAAGATTGTAATTCTTGGGTGTTCTGCCCTTCAGAAAAAATATAGGGACATTCTTAGATATGCTGACCCGAATTTTAAGAGTGATTATTCGTGTGAAAAATGTGTTGTGAAGTTTGTTTTGTTGGATGTTGGGGTGGAGTTGCTTTTGAATCGAGTGGCGAAAAGAGTGGCAGAAGGGAACCATTTTATGCCTGCTGAATTGCTTCAGTCGCAAATTGATTTACTTGAGGTTGATGTGTCTGAAGGGATACATAAAGTTGATGCTTCAAGGAGTCCTCAAGATATTGTTGATGAGATTAAAGCGTTGATATTGTGA
- the LOC111900956 gene encoding gluconokinase isoform X1, with translation MARERGERKESEEKEDIAPKVRREESLPHPPSGMAVVLMGVSGVGKSTIGELLAKTLNCSFIDADNFHPQSNKEKMKNRIPLSDEDRIPWLEVLRDLLNASLVSGKIVILGCSALQKKYRDILRYADPNFKSDYSCEKCVVKFVLLDVGVELLLNRVAKRVAEGNHFMPAELLQSQIDLLEVDVSEGIHKVDASRSPQDIVDEIKALIL, from the exons ATGGCGCGGGAAAGAG GTGAAAGAAAGGAAAGTGAGGAGAAAGAGGATATAGCACCAAAAGTGAGGAGGGAAGAGTCCCTCCCACACCCTCCCTCGG GGATGGCTGTGGTACTAATGGGTGTAAGCGGTGTGGGGAAATC AACAATAGGAGAATTGCTTGCGAAAACTCTAAACTGTAGCTTCATCGATGCCGATAATTTTCATCCACAATCAAACAAAG AGAAGATGAAGAACAGGATCCCTTTATCAGATGAAGATCGTATCCCATGGCTTGAAGTGCTTCGGGATTTATTGAATGCAAGCTTGGTGAGTGGCAAGATTGTAATTCTTGGGTGTTCTGCCCTTCAGAAAAAATATAGGGACATTCTTAGATATGCTGACCCGAATTTTAAGAGTGATTATTCGTGTGAAAAATGTGTTGTGAAGTTTGTTTTGTTGGATGTTGGGGTGGAGTTGCTTTTGAATCGAGTGGCGAAAAGAGTGGCAGAAGGGAACCATTTTATGCCTGCTGAATTGCTTCAGTCGCAAATTGATTTACTTGAGGTTGATGTGTCTGAAGGGATACATAAAGTTGATGCTTCAAGGAGTCCTCAAGATATTGTTGATGAGATTAAAGCGTTGATATTGTGA